In one window of Chryseobacterium sp. JV274 DNA:
- a CDS encoding phosphodiester glycosidase family protein, whose product MTETNIFSFKIKITRYFLLSLLLFFSFCCKEKIKDDNRFFITYQVNPEKQNIQLYWKNDKGELLKSIDRLNTNVQSEKQKLVFAVNGGMFEPDNSPKGLYIENFKILKPMDTLQGIGNFYLQPNGIFYLTQNNRAEISETKKFRQNKNIRYATQSGPMLITNGKINPIFQENSKNLNIRNGVGILENGDLIFAMSKKEINFYHLAQFFKNSGCKNALYLDGYVSRTYLPEKNWIQKDGNFGVMIGVTTSVK is encoded by the coding sequence ATGACCGAAACTAATATTTTCTCTTTCAAAATAAAAATAACCCGTTATTTCCTTCTTTCACTTCTGCTCTTCTTCAGTTTTTGCTGTAAAGAAAAAATAAAAGATGATAACCGCTTTTTTATCACATATCAGGTGAATCCTGAGAAACAAAACATACAGCTGTATTGGAAAAATGATAAAGGTGAACTCCTGAAAAGCATTGATCGTCTGAACACTAACGTTCAGTCTGAAAAGCAAAAATTAGTATTCGCTGTAAACGGAGGAATGTTTGAGCCTGACAACTCTCCAAAAGGTCTTTATATCGAAAATTTTAAAATTCTGAAACCCATGGATACGTTGCAGGGCATCGGGAACTTTTATCTTCAACCTAATGGAATATTTTATTTAACCCAAAATAACCGGGCAGAAATCTCAGAAACTAAAAAATTCAGACAAAATAAAAACATCAGATATGCCACACAATCCGGGCCAATGCTCATAACAAACGGAAAAATAAATCCGATCTTTCAGGAGAACTCTAAAAACCTGAATATCAGAAATGGCGTAGGAATTCTTGAAAACGGAGATCTCATTTTTGCAATGTCTAAAAAAGAAATCAATTTTTATCATCTGGCACAGTTTTTCAAAAACTCAGGATGCAAAAATGCTCTTTATCTTGACGGATATGTTTCCAGGACTTATCTTCCTGAAAAAAATTGGATTCAGAAAGACGGAAATTTCGGAGTGATGATAGGAGTCACAACATCTGTAAAATAA
- a CDS encoding dihydrofolate reductase family protein encodes MKKIILDLATTLDGFIEGPNGETDWCIMDDDMDFDGFLSRIDTIFYGRVSYDAWGNYQPEDNTDPEEQKVWEAVHSKNKFVFSSQNREDENAVFINSDIAQKVSEIKNQGGKDIWLYGGASLIKTFIQLNLIDTYRISVHPIALGKGKPLFEDLKERLNLKLIKTNVFKSGVVQLIYEA; translated from the coding sequence ATGAAAAAAATAATACTAGACCTTGCCACTACATTAGACGGATTTATTGAAGGACCCAACGGAGAAACCGATTGGTGTATCATGGATGATGATATGGATTTTGATGGATTTCTTTCCAGAATAGACACTATTTTTTACGGAAGGGTAAGCTATGATGCCTGGGGAAATTATCAGCCGGAAGACAATACAGATCCGGAAGAACAAAAAGTTTGGGAAGCAGTTCATTCAAAAAATAAATTTGTCTTTTCCAGTCAAAACAGAGAAGATGAAAATGCTGTTTTTATCAATTCTGATATTGCACAGAAAGTTTCCGAAATAAAAAATCAGGGCGGAAAAGATATCTGGCTGTATGGTGGGGCGAGCCTTATCAAAACATTTATTCAGCTTAACCTTATTGATACCTACAGAATATCCGTTCATCCGATTGCTTTAGGAAAAGGGAAACCTCTTTTTGAAGATTTAAAAGAAAGATTAAATCTAAAATTGATCAAAACCAATGTTTTTAAATCCGGTGTGGTACAACTTATTTATGAGGCTTAA
- a CDS encoding VOC family protein, whose protein sequence is MNAQLVTIMMYVKNVQLLRNFYVEHFNLKVIEEDSIWVLLDAGGAHIGLHKIGDQYLEKIETGHLFDNNTKFVFEIDIDIESARNELVSKNIQMREIKTFENYPFWLCDGTDPEGNVFQLKSKK, encoded by the coding sequence ATGAATGCTCAGCTTGTAACTATTATGATGTATGTGAAAAATGTGCAGCTGCTCAGGAACTTTTATGTGGAACATTTTAATCTGAAAGTGATTGAGGAAGATTCGATCTGGGTTTTACTTGATGCCGGAGGTGCTCATATCGGACTTCACAAAATCGGAGACCAGTATCTTGAAAAAATTGAAACGGGTCATCTCTTCGATAACAATACCAAATTCGTTTTTGAAATTGACATTGACATAGAATCCGCAAGAAACGAGCTGGTCTCCAAAAACATTCAGATGAGAGAGATCAAAACTTTTGAAAACTACCCTTTTTGGCTCTGTGACGGAACCGATCCTGAAGGAAATGTATTTCAATTAAAGAGCAAAAAATAA
- a CDS encoding serine hydrolase codes for MKSILTCIIFLLATSHLFSQKSKKLEQLFSTYEKAGLFSGSVLIAEKGKIIFEKSYGYRNAPKKLKNTNNSLYRVFSTTKMFTATVIFQLEEQGKLSLNDKLSKYYPDFPKGDSITLAHLLSHTSGIPNDTNSEYTVDEETFLKYISAKPLNFSPGKDWDYSNSGYYILSYIIKKVTGLNYDKVIENNILKPLKMDHSGFNFNTVTDENKAFGYEFLSDNMSNEALRFKTDHPFGAGAMYSTVEDLFKFNEALKNYTLLKKETIDKAFTPYLKDHYGLGFQISTVFDKKRVGHDGGGPGYRSRYYRILEDDICVIVISNSELSHTDFIFPLVEKILYNKPYTIPAIAKVSVEDLKKLEGVYYTENSNFYINSADGFLVFKEGSYPRNALLPKSKTSFQLDDKFTCTFKPDQNGKIDAVVIQFWDGTMKTAKKNTQNLTWGIIGNATPNGWDGKDIPLQTNPKTPNIYFLKNYKLNKGDLKFRFNNDWGYSLGLNNDNKSLAFDAYAFPINEDGFYDIVLDMTNTVKPQFSIKKSVQ; via the coding sequence ATGAAGTCTATTTTAACCTGCATTATTTTCTTGCTTGCAACTAGTCATCTTTTTTCTCAGAAATCAAAAAAACTGGAACAGTTATTCTCAACGTATGAAAAGGCCGGCTTGTTCAGCGGTTCTGTTCTGATTGCTGAAAAAGGAAAGATTATTTTTGAAAAAAGTTACGGCTATAGAAATGCGCCTAAAAAACTGAAAAACACCAATAACAGCCTTTACCGGGTTTTCTCTACCACAAAAATGTTCACTGCAACAGTTATTTTTCAGCTGGAAGAACAGGGAAAATTATCTTTGAATGACAAACTTTCAAAATATTATCCTGATTTTCCAAAAGGAGACAGCATCACTTTGGCCCATCTGCTTTCTCATACCTCAGGAATTCCCAATGATACCAATTCTGAGTATACTGTAGATGAGGAAACATTTTTAAAATATATTTCCGCAAAACCATTAAATTTTTCACCTGGTAAAGATTGGGATTACTCCAATTCCGGATATTATATTCTCAGTTATATTATAAAAAAAGTGACTGGTCTGAATTATGATAAAGTAATAGAAAATAATATCCTCAAACCTCTGAAAATGGATCATAGTGGATTCAATTTCAATACTGTTACTGATGAAAATAAAGCATTTGGCTATGAGTTTTTATCTGATAACATGTCAAACGAGGCATTACGCTTCAAAACAGATCATCCTTTTGGAGCAGGGGCCATGTATTCTACTGTAGAAGATCTTTTTAAGTTCAATGAAGCGCTGAAGAATTACACGCTCCTGAAAAAAGAAACAATAGATAAAGCTTTTACTCCTTATCTTAAGGATCATTATGGATTAGGCTTTCAGATTTCGACTGTTTTTGACAAAAAACGGGTAGGTCATGATGGCGGCGGGCCAGGTTACAGAAGCAGATATTACAGAATTTTGGAAGATGATATTTGTGTGATTGTAATTTCAAATTCAGAATTATCACACACCGATTTTATTTTTCCTCTGGTAGAAAAAATACTGTACAATAAGCCTTATACCATTCCAGCCATTGCAAAAGTGAGTGTGGAGGATTTAAAAAAACTGGAAGGAGTTTATTACACTGAAAATTCAAATTTTTATATAAACAGCGCTGATGGATTTCTGGTTTTCAAAGAAGGCAGTTATCCTAGAAATGCCTTATTGCCAAAAAGCAAAACATCATTTCAACTGGATGATAAATTTACCTGTACATTTAAACCTGATCAAAACGGAAAAATAGATGCTGTTGTCATTCAGTTTTGGGATGGAACGATGAAAACAGCTAAAAAAAATACACAAAACCTTACCTGGGGAATCATAGGAAATGCAACTCCTAATGGTTGGGATGGAAAAGATATCCCACTACAGACAAATCCCAAAACCCCGAATATTTATTTTCTGAAAAACTATAAACTGAATAAAGGCGATTTAAAATTCAGATTTAATAATGACTGGGGATACAGCCTCGGACTGAATAATGATAATAAAAGTCTTGCCTTTGATGCATATGCCTTCCCAATCAATGAAGACGGATTTTATGATATTGTTCTCGACATGACCAATACTGTAAAACCACAATTCAGCATCAAAAAATCAGTTCAATAA
- a CDS encoding 5-carboxymethyl-2-hydroxymuconate Delta-isomerase — protein MPHFIIDCSQEILQLRTPEEIMDALYEAADATGLFAPNDIKVRLQPYQYYKLGIHKKNFLHVFGYIMEGRTTEQKAHLSRQICNKLSELLADISFLSVNINDFEVATYSNKALINPENINNDRHFGL, from the coding sequence ATGCCTCATTTTATTATAGATTGTTCACAGGAAATTCTTCAGCTGAGAACGCCTGAAGAAATAATGGATGCCTTATATGAAGCGGCTGATGCAACGGGTTTGTTTGCTCCCAATGATATAAAAGTCAGACTTCAGCCCTATCAATATTATAAATTAGGCATTCATAAGAAAAACTTCCTGCATGTCTTCGGATACATTATGGAAGGCCGTACTACAGAACAAAAAGCTCATCTTTCCAGACAGATCTGCAACAAACTTTCTGAATTGCTGGCTGACATTTCCTTTCTTTCTGTAAATATCAATGATTTTGAAGTCGCAACATACAGCAACAAGGCACTCATTAATCCTGAGAATATAAATAACGACCGGCATTTCGGACTCTGA
- a CDS encoding DinB family protein, producing the protein MSLKALVNKSVQYNNWVVNKYIDWLSTKSDEQLNQETISSFPTILKTLHHIWQTQEYWWSHISEKNDFDFTKTTETTNKEDVFNAIKNNSQKLVDYVESLSEDDLSKNVKIESQWFQCDFSKYEYIQHAILHGTYHRGQIVTMGRNIGITDAPMTDFNFWNIYKDKQ; encoded by the coding sequence ATGAGCTTAAAAGCATTAGTCAACAAAAGCGTACAGTACAATAATTGGGTAGTCAACAAATATATTGACTGGTTATCCACAAAATCTGACGAACAGCTTAATCAGGAAACAATTTCAAGTTTTCCGACTATCTTAAAAACATTACACCATATCTGGCAGACCCAGGAATACTGGTGGAGTCACATTTCTGAAAAAAATGATTTTGATTTTACTAAAACTACAGAAACTACCAACAAAGAAGATGTTTTCAATGCTATTAAAAACAATTCACAAAAGCTGGTAGACTATGTGGAAAGTCTCTCTGAAGACGATCTTTCAAAGAATGTGAAGATAGAATCTCAATGGTTTCAGTGTGATTTTTCAAAATATGAATATATTCAGCACGCCATTCTTCACGGGACTTATCACAGAGGGCAAATCGTAACGATGGGACGAAATATCGGAATAACAGATGCTCCTATGACAGATTTCAACTTCTGGAATATTTATAAGGATAAGCAGTAA
- a CDS encoding DUF2200 domain-containing protein has product MQNTRIFTTAFASVYPHYIQKAEKKGRSKEEVHEIIFWLTGYNEKSLQEILDHKTDFKTFFEQAPQLNPNVLLIKGVICGYRVEEIEDELMRNIRYLDKLIDELAKGKKMEKILRTI; this is encoded by the coding sequence ATGCAAAATACCAGAATTTTCACAACAGCTTTTGCCAGTGTTTATCCACATTATATTCAAAAAGCAGAAAAAAAGGGACGCAGTAAAGAGGAAGTGCATGAGATTATATTCTGGCTCACGGGATACAATGAAAAAAGTCTGCAGGAAATACTGGATCACAAAACTGATTTTAAAACATTCTTTGAGCAGGCTCCTCAACTGAATCCCAATGTTTTATTGATTAAAGGTGTGATCTGCGGATATCGTGTAGAAGAAATTGAAGATGAACTTATGAGAAATATCCGGTATCTGGACAAACTGATTGATGAGCTGGCGAAAGGAAAGAAGATGGAAAAAATTTTGAGAACAATATAA
- the ribB gene encoding 3,4-dihydroxy-2-butanone-4-phosphate synthase, translating into MEKLLEQFGATSKERVKKALSTLQQGKGILLVDDENRENEGDIIFPASTITEQDMALLIRECSGIVCLCISEEKSRHLNLRPMVENNNSKNQTAFTISIEAREGVESGVSARDRVTTIRTAVAAGAQAEHIASPGHVFPLIARKDGVFERRGHTEGSVDLVKMANLGDDAVLCELTNEDGSMARLPEIVDFAIKKGMSVVTIEDIYAYRKMVMSN; encoded by the coding sequence ATGGAAAAATTATTAGAACAATTCGGAGCAACATCCAAAGAACGTGTAAAAAAAGCACTTTCAACTTTACAACAGGGAAAAGGTATTCTACTGGTAGATGATGAAAACCGCGAAAATGAAGGTGATATCATCTTTCCCGCTTCCACTATTACAGAACAGGATATGGCACTTCTGATCCGCGAATGCAGCGGCATCGTCTGCCTATGCATTTCTGAGGAAAAAAGCCGCCACCTCAACCTTCGTCCGATGGTGGAAAACAACAATTCAAAAAATCAAACCGCATTTACCATTTCCATTGAAGCCAGAGAAGGCGTGGAATCAGGTGTTTCAGCAAGAGATCGTGTAACAACGATCAGAACTGCCGTGGCAGCAGGTGCTCAGGCAGAGCATATTGCAAGTCCCGGACATGTTTTCCCTCTGATCGCCAGAAAAGACGGTGTATTTGAAAGACGCGGTCATACTGAAGGCAGCGTAGATCTTGTAAAAATGGCCAATCTGGGTGATGATGCCGTACTTTGTGAACTGACAAATGAAGACGGTTCTATGGCAAGACTTCCTGAAATTGTGGACTTTGCTATCAAAAAAGGGATGAGCGTCGTGACCATCGAAGACATTTATGCTTACCGTAAAATGGTGATGAGCAATTAA
- a CDS encoding T9SS type A sorting domain-containing protein translates to MKKTLLLLLGASAMFSAQITLTKAANDPISGNLVNYNHVTGVVNNSATGANVTFSNGGLIMGVSSITTYSTPTSTEISTFPGSTIKMADGATTVYYKASSTKLEITGIVNPQATLNFNVDNGTYNSYPLTYGPAQNDTAKGTFSSSSANGLFSGTMAAIADAYGTLIIGNQTYSNVLRVKYTQNFNLYASFDIIYANPIGTVTNTAYAYYDASHRYALLNSTSGNISVPLLSINQTVATALALNEAFLATSSNAVKKENLVVYPNPAQDFIGFKGNTDNYSKANIYSLDGKLVKTSDVKSGNIQISDLPPASYFIEISGKNTTETKNTKFIKK, encoded by the coding sequence ATGAAAAAAACTTTACTCCTTTTATTAGGAGCTTCTGCAATGTTTTCTGCGCAGATCACGCTTACAAAAGCAGCCAATGACCCTATTTCCGGAAACCTTGTCAATTACAATCATGTAACCGGAGTGGTAAACAACTCCGCAACAGGAGCTAACGTTACATTTTCAAATGGAGGTCTTATCATGGGAGTTTCGTCAATAACGACTTATTCTACTCCTACTTCTACGGAAATATCGACTTTTCCAGGTTCAACTATTAAAATGGCAGATGGGGCAACAACTGTTTATTACAAAGCGTCTTCTACTAAACTGGAAATCACGGGAATTGTAAACCCACAGGCAACTTTAAATTTTAACGTGGATAATGGGACCTATAATAGTTATCCATTGACCTACGGACCTGCCCAAAATGATACAGCCAAAGGAACTTTCTCATCGTCTTCTGCCAACGGATTGTTCAGCGGTACAATGGCTGCCATTGCTGATGCATATGGAACTCTGATTATAGGTAATCAAACATACAGTAATGTTCTTAGAGTAAAATACACACAGAACTTTAACCTATATGCATCTTTTGATATTATTTATGCCAACCCTATCGGAACAGTTACCAATACAGCCTATGCTTATTACGATGCTTCTCACAGATATGCTTTGCTAAATTCTACAAGCGGAAATATCAGTGTTCCATTGTTAAGTATCAACCAGACAGTAGCCACTGCACTAGCTTTAAACGAAGCATTTCTGGCTACAAGCAGCAATGCAGTAAAAAAAGAAAACTTAGTGGTTTATCCTAACCCTGCACAGGACTTTATCGGTTTCAAAGGGAATACCGATAATTATTCCAAAGCAAATATTTACAGTCTGGACGGAAAACTGGTAAAAACATCAGATGTAAAATCCGGAAATATTCAAATCTCAGATCTTCCACCAGCGTCTTATTTCATTGAGATCAGTGGGAAAAATACTACAGAGACAAAGAATACAAAATTCATCAAGAAATAA
- a CDS encoding TonB-dependent receptor domain-containing protein, translating into MKKTIYTIFFLCGTFVFAQEKKNDTADVAATKEIQEVILKSQRKKQFADKAVYTFDKEALERARYAKDLLRTLPELQLDPVANTITSTKGGTTLFLINGIEATDMQIRSVAPSEVVKVEYYDIPPARWATRADTVVNILTRSTETGYVFGADVSTALNTGFVNGSAYANYTKGKNNFGLEYSLNLRDYDDRRVNSIYDYQLNGKHYRSDENRKDHFGYTFQNVALRYTRLVPDNYAFQAKLNMDIFSRFSKGVGQSTFSEDDLKEEHAMFKNNGSDYVIPKLDLYYSKKIGEKDELSINVVGSHYTTNTSETAKEWITGSGLSVYDNDMILKAKQTSLVGELAHTHDFKAGKLSSGYRISRSSISNDLNNLAGYSQYSVNYLEQYFYTEFAGKVDKFSYRIGAGLTNIHNKSAENTFDEWTFTPKVILAYQLKNNQNLRFTASYNPVSPWSNALSSNVVQLAPNIVQRGNPFLESQQVFSNNLTYSFNNKFFDFNAGLFYRYTNRVINQYYVQDDILGGYALTYENGKNGQRYGVQLTGSYKPFGNSLLVIKAVITPTSETVKTSTGALIKNDYLGNYFSLSSEYKSFSVQYQFNIPVYSLSGAFLNTNENQNNIFVSYKHKNWTFSTGMYWIGMPSEYKTKSLPESLVDYKVHTQIMNNKSMFVLGLSYDFSKGKKTEIQRKLNNETAPAATF; encoded by the coding sequence ATGAAAAAAACTATTTATACCATATTCTTTCTTTGCGGAACTTTTGTTTTTGCCCAGGAGAAGAAAAATGATACAGCCGATGTTGCAGCAACAAAAGAAATTCAGGAAGTTATTTTAAAATCACAACGTAAAAAACAGTTTGCTGATAAGGCCGTTTATACTTTTGATAAAGAAGCATTGGAAAGAGCACGCTATGCAAAAGATCTGCTTCGTACCCTTCCGGAATTGCAGCTGGATCCGGTAGCGAATACCATTACCAGCACTAAGGGAGGAACTACACTGTTTTTGATCAACGGGATTGAAGCTACAGATATGCAGATCAGAAGTGTTGCACCCAGTGAGGTTGTGAAAGTTGAGTATTATGATATTCCGCCGGCAAGATGGGCAACAAGGGCAGATACTGTAGTTAATATTCTGACAAGATCCACAGAAACAGGATATGTGTTCGGGGCAGATGTTTCCACGGCTTTGAATACAGGATTTGTGAATGGTTCTGCCTATGCGAATTATACAAAAGGGAAAAATAATTTTGGGCTTGAATATTCTCTGAACCTGAGGGATTATGATGACCGAAGAGTAAACAGTATTTATGATTACCAGCTGAACGGAAAGCATTATCGTTCTGATGAAAACAGGAAAGATCATTTCGGGTATACTTTCCAGAATGTTGCTTTACGCTATACGAGACTTGTTCCTGATAATTATGCTTTTCAGGCCAAACTGAATATGGATATTTTCAGCAGATTTTCAAAAGGAGTGGGGCAGAGTACCTTTAGTGAAGATGATCTGAAGGAAGAACATGCAATGTTTAAAAATAATGGTTCAGATTATGTGATTCCTAAGCTGGATCTTTATTACTCCAAAAAGATTGGTGAAAAAGATGAGCTGAGCATTAATGTAGTAGGTTCTCATTATACAACCAATACTTCAGAAACAGCGAAGGAGTGGATTACAGGTTCCGGACTTTCGGTATATGATAATGATATGATTTTAAAGGCAAAGCAAACGAGCCTGGTGGGAGAACTTGCCCATACTCATGATTTTAAGGCAGGAAAACTTTCATCCGGATATCGTATTTCAAGGTCTTCTATTTCCAATGATCTGAATAACCTTGCCGGATATTCTCAATACAGTGTCAATTATTTGGAACAGTATTTTTACACAGAGTTTGCAGGAAAAGTTGATAAATTCAGCTACCGTATCGGAGCTGGTCTAACGAATATCCACAACAAAAGTGCAGAGAATACTTTTGATGAATGGACTTTTACTCCGAAGGTTATTTTAGCCTATCAACTTAAAAACAATCAGAATCTTCGTTTTACAGCTAGCTATAATCCGGTAAGCCCATGGAGTAATGCTTTGAGCAGTAATGTGGTGCAGCTGGCTCCTAATATTGTCCAAAGAGGAAATCCCTTTTTAGAATCTCAGCAGGTATTTTCTAACAACCTGACCTATTCTTTTAATAACAAGTTCTTTGATTTTAATGCAGGTTTATTTTACCGATATACCAACAGGGTAATCAATCAGTATTATGTTCAGGATGATATATTGGGAGGTTATGCGCTGACTTATGAAAACGGAAAAAACGGACAGCGGTACGGAGTGCAGCTTACAGGATCTTATAAACCTTTTGGGAATAGCCTGCTTGTAATAAAAGCTGTGATTACGCCTACTTCTGAAACGGTAAAAACCAGTACTGGTGCTCTGATTAAGAATGATTATTTAGGAAATTATTTTTCGCTTTCCTCAGAATATAAATCCTTCTCAGTTCAGTATCAGTTCAATATTCCGGTGTATAGTCTTAGCGGAGCTTTCCTGAACACGAACGAAAATCAGAATAATATTTTTGTAAGTTATAAACACAAGAACTGGACGTTTTCCACAGGCATGTACTGGATAGGGATGCCTTCAGAATACAAAACGAAAAGTTTACCGGAAAGCTTAGTGGATTATAAAGTTCATACTCAGATTATGAATAATAAGTCAATGTTTGTATTAGGACTGAGTTATGATTTCTCTAAAGGGAAAAAGACAGAGATTCAGCGGAAGCTTAACAACGAAACAGCTCCTGCAGCTACTTTTTAA
- a CDS encoding DUF3575 domain-containing protein, translated as MKKAFILIPCFLFSVLGAQEAQNSSAEKMNIIKTNVTAYAFRNINLSYERVINQWLSVNIGFGTMPEGKVPFINAFLKDEDEKRFQNLRVKATNFTIEPRFYIGKGYGKGFYFAPYYRYSSVTSNTFDFYYDYNGPNGIAYQIPLKGQGDTKGNSGGLMVGVQFFLTRSQNLVLDFWIAGAHYGSGKGDFIMTSDYALTPDMQAQLKKEIENLDIPFVDYTVETNANGAKIKVDGPWAGFRSGLSIGYRF; from the coding sequence ATGAAAAAAGCATTCATATTAATTCCGTGCTTTCTTTTTTCAGTATTAGGAGCTCAGGAAGCCCAAAACAGTTCGGCAGAAAAGATGAATATCATCAAGACCAATGTTACAGCCTATGCTTTCAGAAACATTAACCTGTCTTATGAGCGGGTCATCAACCAATGGCTTTCGGTAAACATAGGTTTCGGAACAATGCCTGAAGGGAAAGTACCATTCATCAATGCCTTTCTGAAAGATGAAGATGAGAAAAGATTTCAAAATCTTAGGGTAAAAGCTACCAACTTCACCATAGAACCCAGATTTTATATCGGTAAAGGCTATGGAAAAGGATTTTATTTTGCACCTTATTATCGGTATTCAAGTGTCACTTCCAATACTTTTGATTTTTATTATGATTATAATGGCCCAAATGGAATTGCCTATCAAATTCCCCTTAAAGGCCAGGGAGATACCAAAGGAAACAGTGGAGGTCTGATGGTTGGTGTACAATTCTTTCTCACCAGAAGTCAAAATCTTGTTCTCGATTTCTGGATTGCTGGCGCTCACTACGGAAGCGGAAAAGGTGATTTTATAATGACCTCAGATTATGCATTGACTCCGGATATGCAGGCTCAATTAAAAAAAGAAATAGAAAATCTGGATATTCCTTTTGTAGATTACACCGTGGAAACCAACGCCAATGGAGCCAAAATAAAAGTGGACGGTCCATGGGCAGGCTTCAGAAGCGGACTTTCTATCGGGTACAGATTTTAA
- a CDS encoding MFS transporter, with translation MNTSSITTGQRIKAIIGGSIGNLVEWYDWYAYAAFAIYFSHSFFPDSDLNAQLMNTAGIFAVGFLMRPIGGWIFGSIADKIGRKKAMTLSVLLMSFGSLLIALTPTYKTIGILAPALLLVARLLQGLSVGGEYGVSATYLSEMASEDKRGFYSSFQYVTLIGGQLIALGIQLILQKLLLTEAQLEEWGWRIPFVIGALLSVIALYLRANLHETEAFENKKELSEKKKGTVTELLKHPKALLTVIGLTLGGTLAFYTYTTYMQKFLVNTVHLTKEQSTLISFISLFIFACLQPVFGALSDKIGRRPLLLGFGILGTLFTVPLLTALSTTTSMWTAFFLIMASLIIVSGYTSINAVVKAELFPSEIRALGVGLPYALTVAIFGGTAEYIALWFKQTGTESYFYWYITGCILFSLIVYAGMKDTKETSTLDKD, from the coding sequence ATGAATACATCCTCTATCACTACCGGTCAAAGAATCAAAGCCATCATAGGCGGATCTATAGGAAATCTTGTAGAATGGTATGATTGGTATGCCTATGCTGCATTTGCTATTTATTTTTCACATTCATTTTTCCCGGATTCTGACCTGAATGCACAGCTGATGAATACGGCAGGAATATTTGCAGTAGGTTTTCTGATGCGTCCCATTGGAGGCTGGATATTCGGAAGTATTGCGGACAAGATCGGAAGAAAAAAGGCGATGACACTTTCTGTATTACTGATGTCCTTCGGATCTCTGCTGATTGCCCTTACTCCTACCTATAAAACCATCGGAATCCTGGCTCCTGCTTTGTTACTGGTCGCCAGATTATTGCAGGGTTTGAGTGTGGGAGGAGAATACGGAGTTTCTGCCACTTACCTCAGCGAAATGGCATCGGAAGATAAAAGGGGATTTTATTCTAGCTTTCAGTATGTAACTCTGATCGGTGGTCAGCTGATTGCATTGGGAATACAGCTGATCTTACAGAAACTTCTTTTAACAGAGGCCCAGCTTGAAGAATGGGGATGGAGAATTCCTTTTGTTATTGGAGCATTACTTTCTGTTATCGCTTTATACTTAAGAGCCAATCTTCATGAAACCGAAGCATTTGAGAATAAAAAAGAACTTAGTGAAAAGAAAAAAGGAACGGTAACAGAACTTCTCAAGCATCCCAAAGCTCTGCTTACGGTAATTGGGCTGACATTAGGGGGAACTCTTGCGTTTTACACTTATACCACTTATATGCAAAAGTTCCTGGTGAACACCGTTCATCTGACTAAAGAGCAATCTACCCTTATTTCATTTATTTCATTATTTATATTTGCCTGCCTGCAGCCTGTTTTTGGAGCGTTATCTGATAAAATCGGAAGAAGACCGCTTCTTTTAGGCTTTGGAATTTTGGGAACGTTATTCACTGTACCTCTTCTCACCGCTTTAAGTACCACAACTTCAATGTGGACCGCATTTTTCCTGATTATGGCATCCCTGATCATTGTCAGCGGGTACACCTCCATTAATGCCGTTGTAAAAGCAGAACTTTTCCCTTCTGAGATCAGGGCGCTGGGCGTAGGACTTCCCTATGCACTCACAGTAGCTATTTTCGGAGGAACAGCAGAATATATTGCCCTATGGTTTAAACAGACAGGAACAGAAAGTTATTTCTACTGGTATATTACTGGATGTATTTTATTTTCCCTGATCGTTTATGCCGGAATGAAGGATACAAAAGAAACTTCTACCCTCGATAAAGACTAA